The genomic segment ATTAAAAGAGATTTTGCGCGATTTTAGCGGCGTATGCTTGGATTTTGGTTGCGGCGCGCAACCATACAAAGCGTATATGCCGCGCGTTTCGCGCTATATCGGCGCGGATATTGCCGAAGGCGAAGGCGTAGAGTTTGTTATTAAAGACGGCGTTTTACCGCCTACGGGCGAGTTAGATTTTGTTTTATCAACTCAGGTTTTAGAGCATGTTGAAGATACGGCGATCTTTGCGCAGGTTTTCGAGCGCGTAAAACGGGGGGGGGGGGGGATTACGGCATAGTGGTCAACCAACGGCGCGTTGTGAGTGAAGTATGGCGCCCCGTATATGCCTGTCA from the Helicobacteraceae bacterium genome contains:
- a CDS encoding class I SAM-dependent methyltransferase, with product MDKESSKARAFRLFYEKICGKEPNINVLHRQYLATYQLKSQLKEILRDFSGVCLDFGCGAQPYKAYMPRVSRYIGADIAEGEGVEFVIKDGVLPPTGELDFVLSTQVLEHVEDTAIFAQVFERVKRGGGGITA